Genomic DNA from Buteo buteo chromosome 21, bButBut1.hap1.1, whole genome shotgun sequence:
ATGCTTCACCTCCGGGGTCCACTTCTCTGggatgttttctgaaaaaaaataaatagaagtatGACTGTACTAAAACCCACTTCTGgggagaattttattttaaagcttttaccTGCTGCCTGAGTGCTTTTAGCTTACTAATCTATACTGATGCCCCTTTTTTCTACTCTTAATTTGGGAAACAAATAGACCTGTTCTGGTATTACCAAAAAAGACAAGCCTATCTATGGTAATTTTAAGGCTGAAGGACACCTGACCTCTTGGCTTCTCTACATCTGTCAGTAGCTACTTGACAAGGGTTAGCATAAGGTACTTCAAAGAACAGCATGCAGAATTCTGAAGTAGACTGTTATGGAATATTTTGCCTcaagagaaacattttatttatctcTGGAAGCTAAAGATGGACACAATCCTGAAGTGTAAGTTTTTACATgacttcttccttttaaaaagcaacatcaAACAATGACTCCGAACTCTCCCATTAACTGTAGCAGAAATGTTGTTCTACACACTAATTACAGATGCACAGAAACAAAGACATTGTGTAAGTCATTTGCAGATTTGCCATTTCTCCCTATCTCTAGCAAATGAAATTATGCTCATATACAAGAAACTTTTTCCTCCTAACTTCCCTacatgactttttaaaaaatggagcagCAAATGGAAGACCTGAGggcttttgaaagcaaaaccttGACTAATTCTATATAGCAGGAAGTGCTGAACAGCCCAAAACAtttggctttgctttcagaagctCTCAAGACATCTGAGGTTCACTGGTGGATGTACCTGCAGGCTACATAACCCCTTTTTATCTTCACAAAATTCCATTCAGCTTTTGAAGAGACATTCACTATTATGGCATTGTTTTCTTGCTTGAAAGAACAACTTAGACAAGCATTTTGAAGCCAGTTTTTGCACTACAGCCAAAACAGCAACTCTGCAGCTGCACCTGGAGTGCTCAGGGGGTGCCAGCCTCTAGATGCTGCACACCTGAAGAGCCATCTAGCAGTTCACTGCTCCCTCCACTGCTTCCAGGGACACAGGCGCCCTGATACTGGTGagcaggaagggaggagagggaggcaaaAATAGCCAAGATCAGGCTTGACTTAATTAAacccccctctccctctgcctccaggTTCAGTAACCCATCTTGTTTTCCAGGGTGGTCAGTTAGTTAGCTCTCCAGCTGCCAGGGGAGTAGCACGTGCAGTAGCAGTAAGCACAGCTCAAACCTTGTACATAGGTGTTAACAGCTGCACCAGGCATGACCACAGCACCGCTGCCAACTAAACCTCAAATGGTTTCGGAGGGAGACAAAGACAATGAAAGATGTATCTAAACACAGGATCAGGTGGAAGTGATGAAGATAGAGATCAGGATTTCCCAGATACCAAGCTGGCattgatttttctaaaaagacaCTTTCACACCCAACTGCCTGTTCAATGGCTGCTACCCTTCGGAGGCAAGGCAGGAAATGAGACTGAGCAGCCATCAAACGTTACCCTGGTCAGACTGTAACACCACTGTAACATCTTAAGCAATATTTTGTTTGCTCATTTACTCAAACCTTCTGTGAACTGTGGCAGGAATGGTATTTTTCAACCATTGCGGTAGCTGCATTCAGGACTAATCCTTCCATTaactgtatttctgtgcttCCTGGATCCTTTTTGTCTCATTCTTGTTTCTTCCTAAGACACAACTCTGGGAGGCAGGGTTCATCCGTAAGATAGAACAGAGGTGTAGTAAAAAGCCTCTCTAAGGACAGCTTGCAGTGATTGCAATCACCCTGGCAGTAGAAAACTCCAAAGGATTCAGTGGTTTAATACATTTAAGAGAGAACTGGTATCCCATTTGTGAGTGccagttaaaataatttgatgcCTGTCATTAATAGACAAAGCAGAGGGGTCTCTCACTTTTCCTGGCTAGGAGCTGCCGAACACACGGACATAATTTTGACCCATTACAAACACGTACCAGTCAGTCACTGTACAGAAGGTTCTTGTCAGAGTACAGTTGGTCACACACATACAGAGAATCCATGTGCCTAAAGATCTACCTTAATGTTACCTGCATTCTAATAAGAAACCTCACAAATAGCCACTAGTGAACAAATCCCACTGTTGAGAATCAAAGTTCCAGAGACGTTGAGTCTTAGAAATAAGAGTATCTCTGTCTCCTGCTCCTTACCCTCCTCAAAAACGTCTTTGTAAGATCAAATACATCGATATCTATGCATCAGATTTATAAATCAATCAGTAAAGATTTCAGTCTTGGACTCCACACAGAAGAGGTTCCCATCTAATACACAGATTTTTGTAAATGTATGGTTTTGGAGCTCAGAAACCATAAATCAGGcaactcttttcttctcttttctccatcacAAGCAGATGTCAGTCACTGGAAAGCAGTGGAAAGTATAAATCTCCAGTCTCTGATCATTTCCACCAGTGAGAGAGTCACCCTCCAGTGTAGTTCTAGCCCATTTTTTTAAGTCACCAGAGAGCAAAAAACGGCAGGTTATTTGGGACCAATAACTCAGGGTGTTTCAAGCTGATGTCTCTAGAATAaatggggaagaggggggaaagGGATGAAAACACAAAGTGAGCTTTCCCATTTACATAGAAATGAAGTTTCTCTATTTTCCTGGATACAGTGTGGTCTTGAGTATGTAAGAACTTGCAATTTCCAAggagaaattagaaaaaaaaaagtaaaataaaatcagaatttggGTGGGCCATGCCACTCGGTGGACACCTTATGTACTCACAGGGCTCCTGGACACAGCAAAGTGCAACTACAGCCTCCCTGTTTGCTTGGGGTGGCCAAGGCAGCACCTCCCCAGGGACAAGCACACCAGCACTCTGCCTTGGCCCACCAGACAACGTTGCCGGGCTGGGGGTGCTGATCTAGGCCAGGGAGCTGCCTCCCTGCTAAGTGTTGCTCAAATTATGCAGCAGAGCCCTGGGTCAACACAGTGTGCTGCCGAGGCTTTCAAAATGCCACTCAGCATCCCTGAAGAATGCAGGTTCCTTTAAGATTTTAATGTCTGAAAACTATACATTCAAACCAGTATGAATTTTGAAATTGGGAATACTCTCAATCATTACAGcacatgaaaatatattttacagcaCAATTTCCAAGGGGAATACAGAGACACAGAGAAGTGTTTCCGATTCAATTAGTGATCTACTTACCTAAACTATCAGGACTATCAATTGAAAAACACATAAGTATAACATCAGTATCTGGATAAGAAAGCGGTCTAAGTCGATCATAGTCTTCTTGTCCTGCTGTATCCCACAAAGCCAACTCAACCTGCAGAAGAAAGGTAAGGCAGTTAGCCAGATCACCAGGGAGGCTTTGATTCAGAAGCCAGTAAGCCAAGAGAAGTGGATAAAATATTGCAGTCAACACCACTCAAAAGGAAGAGACGACAAGACAAACCACTTTGACAGGAGAAGTATTAAAAATTTTACGTTCCATaactccaaaaatattttctttatatccaTGACCAGTGTTAACTCTCTGAAAGGACATAAAAACTaccagcagaaaagcaagatgGAAGAATTGAAGGGAATTGGCTCTGGGCTGGGAATCTCTCTGATAAGCATTCCAGAAATACCAGTTTTCAGTGAAAGTGGACTCTCTAAGTATGTGCTTTTTAGGATTACGTACATTTTCAATTAGTTTATAGCTGGAACCTGTAGTGACTAAGAAATGTCAAGATCAGCTGACATTTCcacaacagaaaatgcagtgctTAAGCTGCtcatgcaatttttatttagatAACGGCTGCATATAGCTGATAGGGCATGACTCCCTGTTCACCCATTTAGAGATGCAGAGATTCAGGCAGAAGGGAATGAGGAAGTTTGACTAGGTgacaaaagagagaaatggatataaaacatattttaaacagtaGTCCTTAGAGTCTAAGATACAACATAGAAACTGCAGAAACTGTCACTTGGGGGGGAAACATGATCTAATATTGgtctaaaaagtaaaattttttttttttcccattcataTCACGGGAGAGAAAAGCTCTTTTCAGACTCAAATAGCATGAACTATCATGACTAAAACCCACAAATAATCCATGCctgcaacagaagaaaatcaaatctAACATAAAGCCCAAAACTAGCTCAAAAAGTTTTTGCTCAAATCAGGATCGAAACTGAGCAGTTTCAATCAATCTGTCACTGCATTTGAACTAGAACTGACTGAAAGATGTTCTGACGGCAGCTGAACCCAGAGCAAAGGCACATGTCACAGCAAGGGGTGAAACAGGGAAGCTCAGCACAGTCAGCATAAAAACCTGCCACACGCTTGACATGAGGACCCACGGCACTGAGGTCAGCTCTGTGTGATTAGGATAACAACATAGACATATGCCATGGTTGCTTGAAAGGGTTTGAAAATAGTTGAGTTTTCAAGGTGCAAAGTTTCTGCTTTGTGTGCTTTCAGAGTATTCTGGAAAGTGACAATTTTACACATCACACACTGCCCTGCATAACATAAGTGCAGAAGACAATCTATCTGGTGTTCAGAGAGCAGCCTTCTGAAAACTGCCTCTTGGAGCAGGAGTCTGGCATGTTTATTTGTTTGGCAAGCAAAAGGACTCAGAGGTCACACAGattgaaaactgattttcaaagtatttaaaactaaaatgaaatattttaattattaatttactGAAGTACAAACTAAAAATGAAGCTCAGTGAGCTGTGGGTACACTTGGCTGCTAAGAATTGCATTCCTTCAGACAAGTAGGACAGATGATGTTGATGTACACTACAAGAATCAAATCCCTTTGAAGCTTGTCAGTCATCTGTTCTGAAGAGAATCCTGCACATTGCCAGGACTGGGTATGAACACAAGACTCTCTGCAGGAACTAGTCTTTGTTAATCACAATACCAGGTCCCTATCAAAACAGGGACTCCACTACGCAATTCCAAAGGCTAGTTAGCCCTGTGTTCTCAGTGTGTAGGTGTGTCTTTGAATTGCTTCATCCCTTCCCACCTACTGCAACATTTTACTTGGAATAACTGTATGTTCTTTAGAATCTCAACTTGTATAAGGTTAGAAACAGGTTGTTAAGCAAACATTGGATATGAGCAGGTTCTAGCAAGGccaatattttttccacaggaacatgcttaatatttaaaaatatatttacaacaTAAGGACTAAGCATGTGTACTAACCACTTACTAAAGAAGCGTAGAGATCTCCACACTATTGTGAATAAATTCAAGTTCATTTTGACTGTTACAGAAGTGTGCATACCTGCTTTCCATCCACTTCGATATCTGCTACATAATTTTCAAAGACGGTGGGAACATACACTTCAGGGAACTGGTCTTTGCTAAATACAATCAGCAGACAGGTCTTTCCACAGGCACCATCACCCACTATAACCAGCTTTTTTCGAATGGCTGCCatagctgaaaaacaaaacgaCAACTTATTAATTCTTccactacagtttttaactgaGATGCTAATAATTAACAACCACtaatttttcaattaataaGAACTTTTAAATTGGGTCTACATGTTCATTACAGAGACAGACAGGTATTTGGAATCACGTGAGTTCAAATTCCCATCCTTTTGAGAAAAACATTCCCCAGCACTTGTCAACATACTGGTGAGCCACTGGGTGCAAAAGTAatagaaaggagaggagagcagcCTGATTTGCCATTTCTTGACCTATTCTAAAGTTTGAGATAGGGACATCCAGAGATAGTGAGTGAGCAAGCAACACCGTCCAAGAGCACCTTCTGAAAAGTGTCTTCTAGGTAATCAAATAAGAGGTGCTTCCATTCAAGGGCAGTAACATTTTCTTGTCATGCTGAATTGTCTGAACCACAAAGTGCTGGTCAGCTGGACTGAGGAGCATCTGCTGCCACATCAGAGCACCAACAGAAGGATGTCAGGGTAACCAGCCTGTTCCTCGAATCACAACCACCCTACTGCAAAGGATTATGGAAGGACACATCCCACTCCTCAATCCGCTTTCCTGGATATCACTGTTACCAGGTTAATATAGCCTGCTATCAGCTTACATTAAGTAAAGGGTGGGACACAGAGGGAGACACCACCATGGTGCTCCACACAGGTCTCTGCTCTTCAATGTATTGATCTGTACCAGGACCGTACAAATCCACGGCTTGCTTACTTGCAACTTTGGCCTCAAAAAGATGGTGCAAAAGCTTGAAAAGGTTTAACAAAAGCCTCGAGCCAGGGTGGGACTGAAGGAGATGATTGTGTTGGATTTGGCAAATTTCTACAAAGTCACAAGTGGCCCAAGTAGTATGACTGTTCATCATCACTTCCCACAAACAAATGCGAGGGGGGTGATACAAAGATAGTAGAAAAAAGTTCAAGTCCACTAGAAGGCAATGGGTCTTGGGAACTCCCAACAAGAGGATGTTATTGACACAAGAAATTTATACAGGACTGGGCAAGTACATAGGAGAAGCTTCCTATGTGAGTTAAAGAATGCAGAAACTGCATCTGCCTTAGAAAATCTCCATAGTAAAAGTACTTTGAGGCTGAGAGAGTACTTTGGGAAGCACTATAAATGtgcctgctttcttctttcttttccctaggCATTTATTTGTTACCATTGCAGGAACAAGCCAGAGATTTAGGGAGTGACTTGGCTACAAGGGACTGGAATGAGGACAGAACCATAACTACTTTTTCTCCATAACATAAAGGGACTCCGGGGAAGCCACTTAGTCATCCCACGAAGCTTCCTGGAAATGGAGCAAACAGCAACACCACCATAATACCTACCATTGCATGACCAAAATACCACAGAGAGAGCACCCTTGTAAGTTAACTTTCGCCATGACAATCTCAGTACGAAGCTCTCTGAGGATGACTAGGGCTGCTGGCAAGGGGAGAAGGGCTTGAAGAAGCACAGAAGAGAATTAAAGCACatagcaaaaacattttctcctctccatctCTGCTCTTGCCTTATGAAATTAAGTAAAAAGGTAGAACTAACCATCTAAAAGCAACCTTTAGTACTATTAGGTGATGAAGCAGCAGTGGATATTAGAGAGATTCTGTACTTCTGCTCCAGGTGCAAACAGAGAAGGACCATTTCAGCCCATCAAGCAGCAAGGGCTCAAGGACTTGTAGAGCACAGCTTTGTCAGACACAACTGCTCAAGTAATCCAAATCTATTTCTAAAATGGGCTTCTTTCACCTTGTGAATATATATGTACGCACATTCAAGTTATTTACCTTCgggatttggggttatttttacatttgtggAAGGTTTAAAATGATCCAAGctttaaaaaggttttctttcagtGGTTTTAGATAGTTTTGAATACTTTCTAGCAATGGTAATATTTGATTTTCACAGAACTGGAAATCATGTGTCCTCTGTACCAAGTCAAGATCAACTACTTACAAGTTCTACCTACTGTCAGCTTTGTCTAACCTGCCCTTCAAAACTGTAATGCCGAGTACTACAAAACATCTTTATATTTACTATTTACTATGAGAAACTTTCCTCCAATGTGTATTCTCAACCTTCTTTGATGTAATGTAAGCCCATTACTGTTTATCCTATTTGTCATGGGCATAGGAGTATAGATTATTCCTTTTCCCTTGTGCAGTTGAGAATACATGCCTTCATTTAGTCTTATCTTCAGGCAAAACAATTCCAGTTTATTCGTCGTCTTCTCTGTAAATCATATTTCCTAGGCTATCCTGTTGCTCCCTTCTGGGCACAGTCCAATTGGCACAAATATACCGAAGCATGGACCTCAAAAGCTGAATCCAGTATTTCACCTTGGGCTTTACGAACATTAACTAGAGCTGAAGGATTATTTTACTGACCTGCCAGGATATACTGTTGCTTAAAACACCATACTGGAAGTGTAAAGTGTATGTCTTTCAGCCCCCCCTCCCACTTCCTCCCCAGCAGACAACACTGTTGATACATTCAGCTTTTAATTCATGATTAACTCCCAGATCTTTTTCATTAGGACTACTACATAGCAAGTTGCTCTCTACTCAACACAGCTGAATGCTCTACTGTCATGCTTTCATTTATCCTTTCTCTGACTGATGTTTTATTCTACCTCCAAGTTCTAGTTCTGTCCTCAAGCT
This window encodes:
- the RHOA gene encoding transforming protein RhoA: MAAIRKKLVIVGDGACGKTCLLIVFSKDQFPEVYVPTVFENYVADIEVDGKQVELALWDTAGQEDYDRLRPLSYPDTDVILMCFSIDSPDSLENIPEKWTPEVKHFCPNVPIILVGNKKDLRNDEHTRRELAKMKQEPVKPEEGRDMANRIGAFGYMECSAKTKDGVREVFEMATRAALQARRGKKKSGCLVL